A genome region from Triticum aestivum cultivar Chinese Spring chromosome 2B, IWGSC CS RefSeq v2.1, whole genome shotgun sequence includes the following:
- the LOC123044119 gene encoding developmentally-regulated G-protein 3: MATVMQKIKDIEDEMSKTQKNKATAHHLGLLKAKLAKLRRELLTPTTKGGGGAGEGFDVTKSGDARVGLVGFPSVGKSTLLNKLTGTFSEVASYEFTTLTCIPGVIMYKGAKVQLLDLPGIIEGAKDGKGRGRQVISTARTCNVILIVLDAIKPITHKRLIEKELEGFGIRLNKTPPNMTFRRKEKGGINFTSTVANTHLDLDTVKAICSEYRIHNADVSLRFDATADDLIDVIEGSRIYMPCIYVVQLGDTFFCLLPANSAHLEWNLDGLLEMVWEYLDLCRLYTKPKGLNPDYEDPVILSSKRKTVEDFCNQIHKDMAKQFKYALVWGSSVKHKPQRVGKEHELEDEDVVQIIKKI; the protein is encoded by the exons ATGGCAACCGTCATGCAGAAGATCAAGGACATCGAGGACGAG ATGTCAAAGACGCAGAAAAACAAAGCCACTGCACACCATCTTGGTCTTCTGAAG GCTAAACTTGCAAAATTACGGCGAGAGTTGCTCACTCCTACAAccaaaggtggtggtggtgctggtgaggGGTTTGATGTGACGAAAAGTGGAGATGCACGTGTTGGTTTGGTGGGCTTTCCTTCGGTTGGGAAATCAACATTGTTGAACAAGCTGACAGGAACTTTTTCAGAG GTCGCGTCCTATGAGTTTACAACTTTAACATGTATTCCTGGAGTTATTATGTACAAAGGAGCTAAAGTACAG CTTCTAGATCTTCCGGGAATCATTGAAGGTGCTAAAGATGGAAAGGGTAGAGGGAGGCAG GTCATCAGTACAGCCAGGACATGTAATGTCATTCTGATTGTTCTTGACGCCATAAAACCAATAACTCACAAACGTCTCATTGAGAAGGAGCTTGAGGGATTTGGCATTCG GTTGAACAAGACACCTCCCAATATGACATTCAGGAGGAAGGAAAAGGGTGGCATCAATTTTACATCAACAGTAGCAAACACACACTTGGACCTTGATACAGTAAAAGCAATCTGTAGTGAGTACAGGATTCATAATGCTGATGTCTCCCTGAGATTTGATGCAACAGCAGATGACCTTATAGATGTCATTGAGGGAAGTAGAATCTACATGCCTTGCATCTACGTCGTCCAATTAGGTGA CACTTTCTTCTGTCTGTTACCTGCCAACAGTGCACATCTGGAATGGAACCTTGATGGGCTTCTAGAGATGGTCTGGGAATACCTAGATTTGTGCAGGCTATACACAAAACCCAAAGGGCTGAACCCAGATTACGAGGATCCTGTGATCTTATCATCCAAGAGGAAAACAGTGGAAGACTTCTGCAACCAAATCCACAAGGACATGGCGAAACAGTTTAAATA TGCACTGGTGTGGGGTTCAAGCGTGAAGCATAAGCCTCAGAGAGTCGGCAAG GAGCATGAGCTTGAGGACGAGGATGTTGTTCAGATCATTAAGAAAATATAA
- the LOC123044118 gene encoding very-long-chain aldehyde decarbonylase GL1-9-like, which produces MGTFAPILLYWVYAGGYQLVLHRRPLQRYRLHTRAEEEDKNLVTLPAVVRGVLLQQLVQAIVAMILFMITSDSSVVLVQPSMVVQSFQFLVAMLVMDTWQYFVHRYMHQNKFLYRHIHSQHHRLIVPYAIGALYNHPLEGLLLDTLGGAMSFLVSGMTPRTAVFFFCFAVLKTVDDHCGLWLPYNIFQHLFQNNTAYHDIHHQLQGTKYNYSQPFFSIWDRMLGTHMAYDLVSRKEGGFEARPLRD; this is translated from the exons ATGGGCACCTTCGCGCCCATCCTGCTCTACTGGGTCTACGCCGGCGGCTACCAGCTCGTCCTGCACCGCCGCCCGCTCCAGCGCTACAGGCTCCACACGCGGGCAGAGGAGGAGGACAAGAACCTCGTCACCCTCCCCGCCGTCGTGCGCGGCGTGCTCCTGCAGCAGCTCGTGCAGGCCATCGTCGCCATGATCCTCTTCATG ATTACTTCAGATAGTTCAGTGGTTCTAGTCCAGCCATCTATGGTGGTTCAGTCGTTTCAGTTCTTGGTTGCAATGCTGGTGATGGACACATGGCAATATTTTGTGCACCGCTACATGCATCAGAACAAATTCCTCTACCGACATATCCACTCACAACATCACCGGCTGATCGTTCCTTACGCTATCGGGGCTCTCTACAACCACCCACTGGAGGGGCTCCTACTGGACACTCTAGGTGGTGCTA TGTCCTTCTTGGTCTCTGGTATGACGCCGAGGACAGCTGTATTCTTCTTCTGTTTCGCTGTGCTCAAGACGGTCGATGATCACTGTGGACTTTGGTTGCCATATAACATATtccagcacttgttccaaaataacACGGCGTACCATGACATCCACCATCAGCTCCAGGGCACAAAGTACAACTACTCTCAGCCGTTCTTCTCAATATGGGACAGAATGCTAGGAACCCACATGGCCTACGACCTAGTGAGCCGAAAGGAAGGGGGATTCGAAGCGAGGCCATTGCGAGACTAG